Proteins from a single region of Apium graveolens cultivar Ventura chromosome 7, ASM990537v1, whole genome shotgun sequence:
- the LOC141674886 gene encoding uncharacterized protein LOC141674886: MSSTNSIWTIVIVNYNLPPWLNMKPENLILSTIIPHPNDPGNNIDVYMQPLIAELKELWNVGVETYDASTDQNFMLYASVLWTISDFLGYAMLSGWSTKVKLAYPVCNYEKSSKYLKHRKKVCYMNHRKFLDPNHKWRSDNRRFNGDVESGKTPTMLFGREIEVLLDGYVNTFGKGVYITNCCKKTLKPEVAIPLIRLGNFLRDICAKVIEVGDLQRLQQEIIEIICQLEMIFPEPFFDIMVHLPVHLCKEIEYGGPVHQRWMYSIERYLEVLKRYIRNKSKPEGSIAKRYLANECLTFCARFLNDSQNNSSNDFASPGEETGGYSLGSRKKKDGKDIHLSHDMWITAHRYVLFNYDNKEVEELIEKHRSLLANNASSKLYKREKTHADEICDWFKDEIGKKVVVSREVASLARGPRQSTRQFSGYFVNGYKFYTKERDHKCRTQNSGVYLKALTTSFASSKDQNPIVGNVGNYGCIEEIFEVDYWVLLMWSYLSVFYIQDPVETNFHYLVKRLSTDLSEIGVENIVEDDLSRQFSHSHDTCFRTMIKNHDNEVTWFRDDVPAKEIPDGDD, from the exons ATGAGTTCCACAAACAGCATATGGACAATTGTTATTGTTAACTATAACCTTCCTCCCTGGCTAAACATGAAACCAGAAAATTTAATCCTCTCAACAATCATACCTCATCCCAACGATCCTGGAAACAATATCGATGTCTACATGCAGCCGTTGATCGCAGAACTAAAAGAGCTATGGAATGTAGGGGTGGAAACTTATGATGCTTCGACGGATCAGAACTTTATGTTATATGCAAGCGTCTTATGGACCATTAGTGACTTTCTCGGCTATGCAATGTTATCGGGTTGGAGCACTAAAGTGAAGTTAGCATATCCTGTATGTAATTACGAGAAGTCATCGAAGTACTTGAAACATAGAAAGAAAGTGTGCTATATGAATCACCGAAAATTCCTAGATCCCAACCACAAGTGGAGGTCTGATAATAGAAGATTCAATGGCGATGTTGAGAGTGGAAAAACTCCAACAATGCTATTTGGGAGGGAAATTGAAGTTTTGCTGGATGGTTATGTGAACACATTTGGAAAGGGAG TATATATTACAAATTGCTGTAAAAAAACATTAAAGCCTGAGGTTGCAATTCCTTTAATCAGACTTGGCAATTTTTTGAGAGATATATGTGCTAAAGTGATTGAGGTAGGTGATTTACAAAGGTTGCAGCAGGAGATTATCGAAATAATTTGTCAACTTGAGATGATATTTCCGGAACCATTCTTTGACATAATGGTACACCTACCGGTACATTTGTGCAAGGAAATAGAATATGGTGGACCAGTCCATCAAAGATGGATGTATTCGATTGAGAGATACCTTGAAGTATTAAAACGATATATTCGCAATAAAAGTAAACCAGAGGGATCGATTGCAAAACGGTACTTGGCAAATGAGTGTTTGACGTTCTGCGCAAGATTTCTAAATGATAGCCAGAATAACTCGTCAAATGATTTTGCAAGTCCAGGTGAAGAAACTGGAGGGTATTCTCTCGGCTCAAGGAAGAAAAAAGATGGGAAAGATATTCATTTATCACATGATATGTGGATCACAGCTCATCGATATGTATTATTTAACTATGATAACAAGGAGGTTGAGGAGCTAATTGA GAAGCACCGCTCATTGTTGGCGAATAACGCAAGTTCTAAACTGTATAAAAGGGAAAAAACACATGCTGACGAAATATGTGACTGGTTCAAGGATGAAATAGGGAAAAAAGTCGTAGTTTCCAGGGAAGTAGCATCACTGGCAAGGGGTCCCAGACAATCAACTAGGCAGTTTAGTGGGTATTTCGTAAATGGGTATAAGTTTTATACAAAAGAGAGAGATCATAAGTGTAGAACACagaatagtggtgtgtatttgaAAGCCTTGACTACTAGCTTCGCAAGTTCAAAGGATCAAAATCCAATAGTTGGGAATGTAGGCAACTATGGATGTATTGAAGAGATATTTGAAGTTGACTACTGGGTGCTTTTAATGTGGTCTTATTTAAGT GTATTTTATATTCAAGATCCTGTTGAAACAAATTTTCATTATCTTGTTAAGAGGCTATCAACAGATTTATCAGAAATTGGCGTTgaaaatatagttgaagatgacCTTTCTCGGCAGTTTTCACATTCACACGACACTTGCTTTCGTACCATGATAAAAAATCATGATAATGAAGTTACCTGGTTCAGAGATGACGTGCCCGCAAAGGAAATTCCAGATGGGGATGATTAA